The Halostagnicola larsenii XH-48 region TTGTCCGGGGAGACCGCCCCGGAGACGACCGCTTCGCCGAGTCCCCAGGCGGCCTCGATGATCATCGTCGGATCGCCCGTCGAGGGGTGACTGGTGAACATGACACCCGATTTTTCGGCGTCGACCATCTGCTGGACGACGACCGCGATGTTGACCGCCGAGTGGTCGAAGCCTTGCTCCTGTCGGTAGTAGATCGCTCGCTGGGTGAAAAGCGAGGCCCAACACTCGCGCACGCGGTTGAGCAGATCCTCGCCGGTGACGTTCAGGTAGGTATCCTGCTGTCCGGCGAAGGAGGCGTCGGGAAGGTCCTCGGCCGTTGCCGAGGAGCGAACGGCGACGAAGGCCTCGCCGTTTCCGACCTCGTGGTAGGCCTCGAGGATTTCCTCGCGGAGTTCCTCGGGGAACGGCGTCTCGAGAATGAGTTCCTGTGCGCGGTCGGCCGCGGTCGCGAGCGCGCTCGAGTCGTCGGTGTCGACGTCGACGACGTCGAAGAGCTCGTCGTCGATGCCGGCGTTTTCGATAAACGATCGGTAGGTACCTGCCGTGACGACGAATCCCGGTGGGACCGGCAAGCCCGCCCCCGTGAGTTCACCGAGAGAAGCACCTTTGCCGCCGACCGTCTCGAGGTCGTCGGCGCTGATCTCGTCCAGCCAGAGTACAGCCATCTCTATTTGCGTGGACAGCAGGTCCGATAAAGAAGGTTGCGAACACGCCGTCACAGTCACTACTCGGACCCGAATGAGTATCTCCGCGGGCGAGCTGTTTCCCGCTGGATAGTTGTGGGTGGTCGGTCCACGAAACGGCCGAATAGTTAGATTGTTAAAAAGTATCCCACAGCGATTATAGAACTCGAGTTACTGGTCAGACTATGGAACTCTCCAACGCTGCGAAGTGGACGATATTCAATCGGGCGCTCACGGCGGGTGCCATGCTGCTCGGAACCGGACTGGCCCTCCTCGGCTTCGTGCTCGGGTTCTGGGGATCGATCGAAACGCTGGTCGTCGACGGCAACGTCCAGGCGGCGGTCGACAACTCGAATCCGATACTCACGCTCGTACTCGCGGGATTGGGATTTCTCGTCTGGCAGATGGGAAAGACGTACGCGCTGTTCTGGTCGCTCCCTCGAGCCTCCGGGCGGGCCGCCGCCAGGCGCTTCGACCACGGTCGTCTCAAGAGCGAGGTCGTCGAAGCGCTCGATGAACGCCTTGCGGAAATGGAAGAGGACGTTGCAGAAACTCGCCGAAGCGTGCAGGAACTCAAACGAACCGAACACGCGGCGGCCTTCGACGAACAGGACGCCCTCGAGTCGACGCCGGTCCAGCAATCGGGGCCAACAGATCATAGCGGCACGACTGGACAACGATCTGACTCGGTTGATCAGTCGGGGACGACAGCCAAGCAGTCCGGTCCGGCGGCCAACTCGGAGTCGACCGGTCAGCAATCGGCGTCGACGACGCATTCAGCGACGAGCGCCCAGCAATCCGAATCGACGGATCAGTCCGGAGCTCCCGATCGGTCCCAGCCCCACTCGGCCGAGTCCTCATCACCTGGATCCAATGCGTCAACCGAATCCGGGTTCGAATTTACGTCTCCGGGCGATTCGAGCGCCGAGCAGACCACGAGCGAATCGCCACGGCCCCAGTCGACGACCGAAGACGAGGGTACAGCACCATCGCCGGACCCCGATACTGCACCATCGCCGAACTCCGATACTAATCGACAGGGATCGACCGACGCAGACGATCCGGACCCGTTGTCGGAGTCGGACGAGTCACGAACCTGATCGCTTTTCTGTCATCTCCCACGACACCGACAGCCGGCGTTTCCGCCACCTGTAAAATCGACACCCGTTTCTCGCCGTCGTCGCGATACTCAGGCCTCGAGGATGTCGTCCGTTTCGGCGGGCGGAACTGAAATAACGCCCTCGAGGATCGTCACCGCATCGCCGCCGACCTGCACGTCCTCGCCCACGCGGACGCGGACAGTTCCTGATCGATCCACGAAGTGTCCCTGTTCGAACGCACACTCCTCCGGGAACGGATCGAGCGCCTCGTACTCTGCGAGGTACGCGCCGACGGCACCGCTTGCCGTCCCGGTGACAGGATCTTCGGGGACTCCTGCACCCGGCGCGAACATCCGCCCGTGAAGCGTCGACTCGCTCTCGAGCGTGTCGAAGGTGAACAGGTAGACGCCGGTCGCGTCGACCTCGTCGGTGAGCGACTCGATTTTAGCCAGATCCGGCGACGCACCGCCGACGTCCGATAAGTAGGTGATCGGCACGGCCAGAAACGGCAATCCGGTCGAGGTGACCGCAAGCGGGAGGTCGGCGCTGGCCCCTTCGAGCGCCGTCTGCTCGACGCCGAGGGCCTCGGCGACGCGGTCGTATCCGACGTCGACTTCCCGGATCGTCGGCTCGTCCTGGCTCATCCAGACGGAGCCGTCCGTTTCGATCTCCATCTCGAGGACACCGACGTTCGTCTCGAGGGTGGTCGTGCCGGGCTCGAGAACGCCGATATCGTAAAGATAGCTCAGCGTCCCGATCGTCGCGTGTCCGCAGAGATCGACCTCCTGTGCGGGAGTGAAGTATCGAATCCGGTAGTCTGCGTCGGCGCTTTCGGTGAGAAACGCCGTCTCGCTGACGGCCATCTCGGCGGCGATCGACTGCAACTGGTCGTCGGAGAGGCCGGCCGCGTCGGGGACCACGCCAGCGGGGTTTCCGGTGTGGGGTTCGTCGGTGAAGGCATCGACCTGATAGATCTCGACCTGCCGCGCGTCGTCGTTCATATCCGGGCCAACGTAACAGGGGACAATAGTCGTGACGACGGCGTGTGGAGGGGACACACTCGGGCCAGTGTGGAGGAGACGCACTCGAGTCTGTGCAGGTGGTTAGTCCTCTGAGGGTGTCCGATCCCGACTTCCGACCGACGAGTCCGTCCGGTGACTATCGGACTCGCCCCCGTCAGTCGCCGTTACGCTCTCCGCGTCCGCTTCGAACCGCTCTACCGCGTCGGCGTCGTGAGTCCCGACGGGCGGCAGATTCACCTCGGCCGCGGGCGAGGACTCGAGATCCGTGTTCCGCTCGAGGTCTTTCATCTCGCCGTCCTCGCGCGCATCTTGATCGATCCGCATCGAACAGAAGTCGACCCCGCACATCGAGCAAAAGCGGGCTTCCTTGTAGTTGTCTTCGGGTAAAGTCTGGTCGTGGGCCGACTGCGCGCGCTCGGGGTCGAGCGCCAGCGAGAACTGTTCGCGCCAGTCGAAGGCGTACCGGGCTTCCGAAAGGGCGTCGTCCCAGTCTCGAGCGCCCGGCCGGTCGTTCCCGACGTCGCCAGCGTGGGCGGCGATTCGGTAGGCTGCGAGTCCGTCGCGAACGTCCGCCTCGTCGGGCAGTCCGAGGTGTTCTTTCGGGGTGACGTAACAGAGCATCGCCGCACCTTCCTTGGCGGCCATCGCCGCGCCGATCGCGCTCGTGATGTGATCGTAGCCCGGCGCGATGTCGGTCACCAGCGGTCCGAGGACGTAGAACGGCGCGCCGTCGCACACTTCCTGCTGGCGCTCGACGTTCTCCGCGATCTTGTCCATCGGGACGTGGCCCGGCCCTTCGACCATCACCTGCACGCCCCGGTCCCAAGCGCGCCGGGTCAACTCGCCAAGCGTGTCGAGTTCGGCGTACTGGGCCTCGTCGCAGGCGTCCGCGATGCTTCCCGGCCGAAGGCTGTCGCCGAGGCTGAAGGTCACGTCGTGCTCGAGGAAGATTGCACAAATCTCGTCGTAGACCTGAAAGAGCGGGTTCTGCTCTCCGTGGGCTTCCATCCACTTTGCCATGATCGACCCGCCGCGGGAGACGATGCCCGTTTTTCGCCCCTCCGTCAGCGGCAGGTGCTCGGCGAGAACGCCGGCGTGAATCGTCATGTAGTCGACGCCCTGTTCGGCCTGCTTTTCGATCACCTCGAGTAGCAGTTCCGTCGTCAGGTCCTCGGGACTGCCGGCGCGTTTGACCGCCTCGTACAGCGGCACCGTCCCGATCGGTACCGGCGAGTGTTCGACATTGGCCTCGCGGATGCGATCGAGGTCGGAACCGGTGCCGAGATCCATCACCGTATCCGCGCCGTGGTGAACCGCCGTGTGAAGCTTCTCGAGTTCCTCTTCTATGTCGCTCGTCGTCTCGCTGTTGCCGATGTTCGCGTTCACCTTCGTCGAGAACTCGCGACCGATGATCATCGGATCGAGCGTCTCGTGGCTCGTGTTCGCCGGGATCACCGCCTGTCCGTCGGCGACCTGCTCGCGAACGAACTCGGGATCGCGATTCTCTCGCTCGGCGATACGTCTCATTTCGGGCGTAACTGTCCCGTTGCGGGCCATCTGTAACTGGGTCGTCGGCATCGATAATTAGGTTATATTACTAGGTTATAAGCTTGGTGTGGCGCGCTCGAGACGTAGATAGCAAGCGAGTTCGGATACTTAATACCCGTTCCTGCCGGTTTCGTCGGTTTCTGACCGTTTCGTGGCCGATATCGCTCTGCGTTCTGGGAAAGTTTAATTGCTTATTCCCTGTTAGTGAGCGTATGGAACGAACGCTACGAGATACCCTCATTTCGCTTTTTGCCGGGGGCGCAATTAGCGGCGCGCTCTACTGGCTCGATGGCTATCTCAGCCTGGCCATTGTTACCGGGCTTTGCTGGGCTTGTGGCCTCAAACTCACACTACACATCGGCCACCTGTATCCGGCGTACGCGACGGGCGAGACGTGGGCCGATAAACGATGGACGATGTTGAGTGTCGGACTCATGACTCTTGCTGCCCTCATCGGTGTGAGCCCAGCGCTTCCGCTTTCGGATGAACTACGACTCGGCTTCGGATTCCTCGTCATCGGAACTGGACTCGTCGCGTATACAGCGGGGACACTCGCCGTATTGGAACAAGTAGACAGCAACGCAACCGAGCGATCTGCGAGCTCGAACGCGCAGTATCCGATGGATAGCGGTTAATCTCGACGAAACAGTCCGAACGCGATTTATCGCAACGGTCCGTTTCGGTCTCCAGCAAACCTTGCGTCCATCCCCCATGCAGGTCACGAACGGCGGATGCGACCGCCCTGCAACTGTACGGAAAACCTCTCATCCTCGTCAGCGGGAACCGTCATCGTCGCCCGCACCTCCTCCTGAACCGCCTCGTTCGTCGTTCCGTCCTGTTCCTCGAGCGAGAACGTCTGGCGGTCGTCGTTCACCTCGAGCCAGTACTCCCCGGCTTCGGTCACGAGGACGGTGACTGTGACAGGAACGGATTCGCCCGAACGCGGTTTCTCGTCGAACGTGATCGACGTGGGCTCGAGGCCGCCGTCGACGAACTCGAACTCGAGGGTTCGGTCGAACGTCGTCGTGTAAATGGGAATTTCCTCGTCCACGAGGTCGGTCTCGTCGGCGTCGCGTCCGCTCTCACCACCCGATGCCGGCTCCTCGGTGAGCAATTCGACGCCGAGTTCGGCCTCGACGTTTGCGATTTTGTTCAGGATCGTTTGCTCCGCAGAGCCGCCAAAGAGCAACCCGACGAGTTCGCCGTCAGGGTCGGTAAAGACCGGCGATCCGCTGTCTCCACCTTCGGACATGTACCCCGCGACGAGCTGATCTCTGAACAGGATCGGACCGTGCTCGGGGCCGAAGTTCACCCGAACGCTCGCGCTCGTCGCCTCGAGGTCGGCGCTCGTCACGCCCGTCGTCCGACCGCTTTTGGTCACCGTTTCGCCCCGGAGTTCGTCGTAGTCCTCGCGCCGAATGCCAGTCGGCCACGACTCGTCGAGTCCGAACGCGGCGGTCGACTCGTCCTCGGGGCGAACCGACCGCGCGGCCACGTCGACGAGCACGCCGTCGTCGATTTCGACGTAGCCGAGCAGTTCGCCGACGTTGTCCTCACCCCGCTGGCCGCCATCCTGTGGCGATGGTTGGAGGATCGGTTCGCCCAATTCTGCAGCGTTCGAACGCGCGTAGACGTGATTGTTCGACAGGCGGACGAAGTCACCGGACTCGGCGTCGTCGCTCCAGATCGCCGCCGATGGGTCCTCGAGGCGCGCCGGATACGGACCGGCCGTGGCCGCCGACGATTCGGCGTTGATCTCGCTGACACCCGCGGGCACCGGTCGGTGTCGCTCCTGTCTGTTCTCGGCGGCTTCCGGCTTCGGCTCGAGGACCGACAGCGCGTCGAAGCCGGTTTTGGTCTCGCCGTATCCACAGTCGACGACCTCGATATCGAGGTCGACGCCATCGGTATCCCGTGCGCGAGTTTTCACGTCGTCTTTCGGATCGAGCTCCTCGGGAGGAACCTTCTGTGATACGAAAACCGTTACGCTGTCGGCTTGTTCGTCGTACTCGACGCCGATCACGTTCTCGCACTCGAGGAGGTACTCGTAGTCCTGGGTCGTTGGCATGGTGTTGTCTCACGCTCTACAATAACCAATGACTAGTTCCGAACGAATATAATTGTTTGGTGACTAAACACCTCTTCAATCAACGGTGAATCGGCGAGTTCGAACCGGATCGATCGAATCGGTCCGCCTGCCGTTTCACCTCACTTAAGGGGGCGCGCTTCGTCTCACCGGCCAGGAGGAGTCAAGAGAATGTCCGATTTGCCGGACGACTTCAAGTGTACAGTGACGAACTGGGACTACATCTACAGTCTGTGTCGAGACGTCAGCGAGGACGTTCGAAACGACGAGTTCGAACCCGACGTTATCGTCGCGCTGGCCCGCGGCGGCTGGTTCGCCGGTCGATGCGTCTGTGACTTCCTGGGACTGGACGATCTGACGAGCCTGAAGATGGAACACTACGTCGGCACCGCCGAGAAAAGCGGCGAGCCGACGGTCCGGTATCCGATGCCCGAAGGCAGCGTCGAAGGCAAGGACGTCCTCATCATCGACGACATCGCCGATACCGGCGGCTCGATCAAGCGAGCCCAGGAGTACGTCACCGACCGCGATGCGGGCACCGTCCGAACCGCGACCCTCCAGTTGCTCGGCACCAGCGAGTTCAACCCCGACTACGTCGGCGAGCAACTCGAGGAGTGGACCTGGGTCGTCTACCCGTGGAACTTCATCGAGGACATGATCGATTTGATCACGAGCGCAATGGAGAAAGGCGATCAGGAGTCCTACACCAAAGCGGACATTCGACACTACCTCAATCACTTCCACGACGTCGAACGCATCGAGATGGAGATCGCCCAGCCGAACCGCCTGACCGAGGTCCTGACCGAGATGGAGCGTCGGGACCTCCTCGAGATGACCGTGTCGGGCGAGTGGCAACTCCTCGAGTAGCAAGCCATAACCGATTCCCGACAACGATGACGGAACCCGACTCCGGCGGCGGCCGTGATAACCCCCTCGAGACGATTCTCCGCGCGTTTCTGTTGAAAGACGAGGGCCGGACGGGCTGGCAGCTACGGGGCGTCGAGGACCCCGAATCCGTCGCCGGCCACTCGTGGGGCGTCGCGCTCCTCTCGCTCTTCTACGCCGACCACGACGACGCACCTGCGGACGTTGACCCGGATCGCGCGCTCCGAATGGCCGTTCTCCACGATCTCGCGGAAGCCGAGACTGGCGATTTCGCGACACGAGCTGACTCGAGCGCCGATACGATCGATCCCGCGGAGAAAGCGCGACTCGAGGAGGACGCGATCACGGAGTTGCTCGAGCCCTTCGACGAGAACGACGGCCTCCGGGCGATCTGGGACGAGTACGAGGTGCGGGAGTCGCCGACGGCGCAGTTCGTCAAGGACATGGATCTCGTGGATATGTGCGTGCAGGCGGTCCACTACGAGCGCGAGGGGCGCTACGATCCGGCCGACGACACCGGCACCGACGAGCAGTTCGCGGAGTACGACGCACTCGACGAGTTCTTCGCGACCGCCACGCCGCGGATCCGGACCGAGATCGGGCGGCGGTTGCTCGAGGAGGCTCGAGACCGGTACGAGGCGGTACGCGATGACCGAACTGAGCAGTGAGAAATCGGACGACGTGAGTCACGATGGACGCGACTGTCTTCCGGGCGAGTTCAGCGTTCGGCCGTCGGCGCGGGTTCGCGGTCGGAGCGTTCGTCCGGCGAACCGCTTCGCTCGTCGTCTTCGCGTGCGTGGCTGTCTTCGCGTTCGTCGTCGACGATGGCGTTCTTCCACGTGCCTCGAGTGAACCACGCGCCGGCGGCGATCGCGCCGATCACGTCGCCGACGAGGACGCCGACCCAGATGCCCGTCGTTCCCCAGTCGGCGACGAACAGCAGGAAGACGGTGACGAGCACGCGGCCGAACCACAGCGCGACCACCGAAAACGCCAGTGCCGTCTTCGTGTTGCCGGCACCGCGGAACGCGCCCAGGAACACCTGCATGACGCCCATGAAGACGAACATTAGCGCGGCGACCTGCAGGTAGGTCGTCCCGTAGTCGATGGTCGCCGCCCGTCCCTCCACGTCCGCGGTGACGAAGACGGACACGATCGGCTCCGGGACCAGGAAC contains the following coding sequences:
- a CDS encoding PhzF family phenazine biosynthesis protein, translating into MNDDARQVEIYQVDAFTDEPHTGNPAGVVPDAAGLSDDQLQSIAAEMAVSETAFLTESADADYRIRYFTPAQEVDLCGHATIGTLSYLYDIGVLEPGTTTLETNVGVLEMEIETDGSVWMSQDEPTIREVDVGYDRVAEALGVEQTALEGASADLPLAVTSTGLPFLAVPITYLSDVGGASPDLAKIESLTDEVDATGVYLFTFDTLESESTLHGRMFAPGAGVPEDPVTGTASGAVGAYLAEYEALDPFPEECAFEQGHFVDRSGTVRVRVGEDVQVGGDAVTILEGVISVPPAETDDILEA
- the thiC gene encoding phosphomethylpyrimidine synthase ThiC, with product MPTTQLQMARNGTVTPEMRRIAERENRDPEFVREQVADGQAVIPANTSHETLDPMIIGREFSTKVNANIGNSETTSDIEEELEKLHTAVHHGADTVMDLGTGSDLDRIREANVEHSPVPIGTVPLYEAVKRAGSPEDLTTELLLEVIEKQAEQGVDYMTIHAGVLAEHLPLTEGRKTGIVSRGGSIMAKWMEAHGEQNPLFQVYDEICAIFLEHDVTFSLGDSLRPGSIADACDEAQYAELDTLGELTRRAWDRGVQVMVEGPGHVPMDKIAENVERQQEVCDGAPFYVLGPLVTDIAPGYDHITSAIGAAMAAKEGAAMLCYVTPKEHLGLPDEADVRDGLAAYRIAAHAGDVGNDRPGARDWDDALSEARYAFDWREQFSLALDPERAQSAHDQTLPEDNYKEARFCSMCGVDFCSMRIDQDAREDGEMKDLERNTDLESSPAAEVNLPPVGTHDADAVERFEADAESVTATDGGESDSHRTDSSVGSRDRTPSED
- a CDS encoding phosphoribosyltransferase yields the protein MSDLPDDFKCTVTNWDYIYSLCRDVSEDVRNDEFEPDVIVALARGGWFAGRCVCDFLGLDDLTSLKMEHYVGTAEKSGEPTVRYPMPEGSVEGKDVLIIDDIADTGGSIKRAQEYVTDRDAGTVRTATLQLLGTSEFNPDYVGEQLEEWTWVVYPWNFIEDMIDLITSAMEKGDQESYTKADIRHYLNHFHDVERIEMEIAQPNRLTEVLTEMERRDLLEMTVSGEWQLLE
- a CDS encoding HD domain-containing protein, encoding MTEPDSGGGRDNPLETILRAFLLKDEGRTGWQLRGVEDPESVAGHSWGVALLSLFYADHDDAPADVDPDRALRMAVLHDLAEAETGDFATRADSSADTIDPAEKARLEEDAITELLEPFDENDGLRAIWDEYEVRESPTAQFVKDMDLVDMCVQAVHYEREGRYDPADDTGTDEQFAEYDALDEFFATATPRIRTEIGRRLLEEARDRYEAVRDDRTEQ